A stretch of Mesorhizobium sp. M2A.F.Ca.ET.046.03.2.1 DNA encodes these proteins:
- a CDS encoding cupin domain-containing protein: protein MDIFDEAATKPKDDADIRVGRRVRALRLERNLSLADLAAKAGISIGALSQIERGMSSLRVKVIWPLAAALDIEPSALITDGNEAVNDLYCVRADKRRAIPVKSEGIAKALLSPPAATLTGMLVTVEAGGGTAEAYAHAGHEFGFVMTGEVELVVDATTYVLKAGDSFAFKSTLLHAFRNPGAERCQILWVNTTKPSEVRDGA, encoded by the coding sequence ATGGACATTTTTGACGAAGCGGCAACAAAACCGAAAGACGATGCCGACATCCGCGTCGGCCGGCGGGTGCGGGCATTGCGCCTGGAGCGCAACCTCTCGCTGGCCGACTTGGCCGCCAAAGCCGGCATCTCCATCGGCGCGCTGAGCCAGATCGAACGCGGCATGTCCTCGCTGCGCGTCAAGGTGATCTGGCCGCTGGCCGCCGCCCTCGACATCGAGCCGTCGGCGCTGATCACCGACGGCAATGAGGCGGTCAACGACCTCTACTGCGTGCGCGCCGATAAGCGTCGCGCGATCCCGGTGAAGTCCGAGGGCATCGCCAAGGCGCTGCTGTCGCCGCCCGCCGCCACGCTCACCGGCATGCTGGTCACGGTCGAGGCCGGCGGCGGCACGGCGGAAGCCTACGCCCATGCCGGCCACGAATTCGGCTTCGTCATGACCGGTGAGGTCGAGCTGGTGGTCGACGCAACGACCTATGTGCTTAAGGCCGGCGACAGTTTTGCCTTCAAAAGCACGCTGCTGCACGCCTTCCGCAATCCGGGAGCGGAGCGATGCCAGATCCTGTGGGTCAACACGACAAAACCGTCCGAGGTGCGCGATGGCGCCTGA